A region of Kribbella sp. NBC_01245 DNA encodes the following proteins:
- a CDS encoding golvesin C-terminal-like domain-containing protein, with protein sequence MTEFAYNDVGGEPDPLFEATVTGVLVEGGVTKRFPTVYTMDAYGRAIRVKNAKNETTSLGWDRENNVIRMEEANHAIATWAYEPNTGYPTLIRDAMANKNGTPGTTLTYTTTAGTSTTAPVRVLTEKTSSQGRKWQFGYDAQGNLKAVTDPLGVASPAVGDYQTTYDYDTVGQLVKVFDANGNAPTVYSSYDQNGYPRTITDPLSKSTTFQYDLRGQVVKVTDARLKDTIAEYDAFGRPTKQTTPVDAAGGRVQTTETQYDLNDNAIKVIAPNGAFSTHTYNAADEQESSILPSNGAADERKTTYSYDDLGRLLQTTTPLGNLTTGNPDDYVTRYTYDPIGQLTDVVTPFDSRSSYKSSYVYDTVGNLIKQIDPRKNDTPEDDAKTTMSYDLNHRPITTVDAAGYATRTQYDRDGLVVGQIDADGNKKTIVQDARGKVAQVSVPHTPTGGATIQRITRYTYDENGNGTAVESPQGVSTTAKAGDSIVRMVYDANNRVIERIAPYDSTDVTYPNPARTFYQYDAVGNVSRQSEPTYATTAAAARDWSSFTWFDNGQPRTSVDPWGIGTSYDYNLLGLQTSRTLTSAAGDAKRTMVWDFWPDGSMKSRGDTAPLAGLEEVLVDNSDGQNVAVTGTWATGTTAATKVGYDYRTHAGASGSTDTFGWKLRVPAAGTYEVFARCPQGVGTATAAVYTVQHSAGSTPKTVNQSACTADSPWVSLGSYTYAEGVDKKVTLAVPATGTVVADAVKMVRSGATPGAAKDFTYSYDVGGQLTSLRDNTPTALTDTYEIRYDGLSRADQVRELKAGVPRSTTTYGYDANSNLASWFADDQVAPETDQFAAYTYDVRDMLESVKTGTSATDPAPKTTSFTYTSRGQRAGEVKPNLNKVAYRYVEDGSLRSQVETRADGTLISSHQLAYNLDGHKSSDTLEGAECGFAVGVPDSDGEHGLHE encoded by the coding sequence GTGACCGAGTTCGCCTATAACGATGTGGGCGGGGAGCCCGATCCCTTGTTCGAGGCCACGGTCACCGGTGTTCTCGTCGAGGGCGGCGTGACCAAGCGCTTCCCGACGGTCTACACGATGGACGCGTATGGGCGCGCGATCAGGGTGAAGAACGCCAAGAACGAGACGACCTCGCTCGGCTGGGATCGTGAGAACAACGTGATCCGCATGGAGGAGGCGAACCATGCGATCGCGACGTGGGCCTACGAGCCGAACACCGGATATCCAACCCTCATCCGGGACGCCATGGCGAACAAGAACGGCACGCCGGGTACGACGCTGACCTACACGACGACGGCGGGCACGAGCACGACCGCGCCGGTCAGAGTGCTCACCGAGAAGACGAGCTCCCAAGGCAGGAAGTGGCAGTTCGGCTATGACGCGCAGGGAAACCTGAAGGCGGTCACCGATCCACTCGGCGTCGCGAGTCCGGCAGTCGGCGACTACCAGACGACGTACGACTACGACACCGTCGGCCAACTCGTAAAGGTGTTCGACGCCAACGGCAACGCGCCGACGGTCTACAGCAGCTATGACCAGAACGGTTACCCGCGGACCATCACCGATCCGCTGAGCAAGTCGACGACGTTCCAGTACGACCTGCGCGGCCAGGTGGTGAAGGTGACTGACGCGCGTTTGAAGGACACGATCGCGGAGTACGACGCATTCGGCCGTCCGACCAAGCAGACGACGCCGGTCGATGCGGCGGGCGGACGTGTGCAAACCACCGAGACGCAGTACGACCTGAACGACAACGCGATCAAGGTGATCGCGCCCAACGGGGCGTTCTCGACGCACACCTACAACGCGGCGGACGAGCAGGAGTCGTCGATCCTTCCGTCGAACGGGGCGGCCGATGAACGCAAGACGACCTACAGCTACGACGACCTCGGCAGGCTGCTCCAGACGACCACGCCGTTGGGGAACCTGACCACCGGCAATCCCGACGATTACGTCACCAGGTATACATACGACCCGATCGGTCAGTTGACGGATGTCGTGACGCCATTCGACAGTCGCTCCAGCTACAAGTCGTCGTACGTCTATGACACCGTGGGCAACCTGATCAAGCAGATCGATCCTCGGAAGAACGACACGCCTGAGGACGACGCCAAGACGACGATGTCGTACGACCTGAACCACCGGCCGATCACCACCGTCGACGCCGCCGGTTACGCCACTCGCACGCAGTACGACCGCGATGGCCTGGTCGTCGGGCAAATCGATGCCGATGGCAACAAGAAGACGATCGTCCAGGATGCGCGAGGCAAGGTGGCGCAGGTCAGCGTGCCGCACACGCCGACGGGAGGCGCCACGATCCAGCGGATCACCCGTTATACCTACGACGAGAACGGTAACGGGACCGCGGTCGAGTCTCCGCAAGGCGTGAGCACTACGGCCAAGGCCGGCGACTCGATCGTGCGGATGGTGTACGACGCGAACAACCGGGTCATCGAGCGGATCGCGCCGTACGACTCAACCGACGTCACCTACCCGAACCCGGCGCGGACGTTCTACCAGTACGACGCGGTCGGCAACGTGTCGCGCCAATCGGAACCGACGTACGCGACGACGGCAGCCGCGGCACGGGATTGGTCCAGTTTCACCTGGTTCGACAACGGCCAGCCGCGTACCAGCGTTGATCCCTGGGGCATCGGTACGTCGTACGACTACAACCTGCTCGGATTGCAGACCTCGCGGACGCTGACCAGTGCCGCGGGCGACGCGAAACGGACCATGGTGTGGGACTTCTGGCCGGACGGCTCGATGAAGTCCCGCGGCGACACCGCACCGCTGGCCGGCCTGGAAGAGGTGCTGGTCGACAACTCCGACGGCCAGAACGTCGCGGTGACTGGCACTTGGGCGACGGGTACAACCGCAGCGACCAAGGTCGGGTACGACTACCGGACCCATGCGGGAGCTTCGGGCTCTACCGACACGTTCGGCTGGAAGCTGCGGGTTCCGGCGGCCGGTACCTACGAGGTGTTCGCTCGTTGTCCCCAGGGCGTGGGTACGGCGACAGCTGCGGTCTACACCGTGCAGCACAGCGCTGGATCGACGCCCAAGACCGTGAACCAGTCTGCATGTACGGCGGACTCGCCCTGGGTGTCGCTCGGTAGCTACACCTACGCCGAAGGTGTCGACAAGAAGGTGACCCTCGCGGTTCCGGCGACCGGCACGGTGGTCGCGGACGCGGTGAAGATGGTCCGTAGCGGTGCGACGCCTGGTGCGGCGAAGGACTTCACGTACAGCTATGACGTGGGCGGGCAGCTGACGTCGCTGCGGGACAACACCCCGACCGCGCTTACCGATACCTACGAGATCCGGTACGACGGTCTGTCCCGGGCCGACCAGGTGCGGGAGCTGAAGGCGGGCGTGCCGCGGTCGACGACCACCTACGGGTACGACGCGAACTCGAACCTGGCGTCGTGGTTCGCTGACGATCAGGTGGCGCCGGAGACGGACCAGTTCGCGGCGTACACCTATGACGTACGGGACATGCTCGAGTCGGTGAAGACGGGCACATCGGCCACTGATCCTGCGCCGAAGACGACGTCGTTCACCTACACCTCGCGCGGTCAGCGTGCGGGTGAAGTGAAGCCGAACCTCAACAAGGTCGCGTATCGGTACGTCGAGGACGGCTCGCTGCGCTCGCAGGTCGAGACGCGCGCGGATGGCACGCTGATCAGCTCGCACCAGTTGGCGTACAACCTGGATGGGCACAAGTCGTCCGATACCCTCGAAGGTGCAGAATGCGGATTCGCCGTCGGCGTACCTGACTCAGACGGCGAACATGGTTTACACGAATGA
- a CDS encoding PadR family transcriptional regulator, whose protein sequence is MVAGFTQLRRGALEFCVLALLRDEERYGFELVKALGSVDGLVTSEGTIYPLLARLRRDGVVETTWRESDSGPPRRYYRLTKAGHRALAEFVGDWERFRDSVDEILGRQG, encoded by the coding sequence ATGGTAGCTGGTTTCACCCAGCTCCGGCGGGGTGCGCTGGAGTTCTGCGTTCTGGCCTTGTTGCGAGACGAGGAGCGGTATGGCTTCGAGTTGGTCAAGGCCCTCGGTTCGGTCGACGGGCTGGTGACCAGCGAGGGCACGATCTACCCGTTGCTCGCGCGATTGCGCCGCGATGGGGTGGTCGAAACGACGTGGCGCGAGTCCGATTCGGGCCCGCCGCGGCGGTACTACCGGCTGACCAAGGCGGGGCACCGGGCCCTGGCGGAGTTCGTCGGCGACTGGGAGCGATTCCGCGATTCGGTCGACGAGATTCTGGGGAGACAAGGATGA
- a CDS encoding pyrophosphatase produces MEIGALGERLEVLSGRYAEYVGFERDDDWFLLKVQEEVGELTQAYLQLTGRARAKGSSPEEIRAGFEAEFADVICQLLLFARHHKVDVEREIERKWLAHELPGTPYDG; encoded by the coding sequence ATGGAGATTGGGGCGTTGGGTGAGCGGCTTGAGGTGTTGTCGGGGCGGTATGCGGAGTACGTGGGCTTCGAGCGGGATGACGACTGGTTCTTGTTAAAGGTCCAGGAGGAGGTTGGCGAGTTGACGCAGGCCTACCTCCAGCTCACTGGGCGGGCTCGGGCGAAGGGAAGCTCGCCGGAGGAGATACGGGCGGGCTTTGAGGCCGAGTTCGCTGACGTTATTTGCCAACTCTTGCTCTTCGCCCGGCATCACAAGGTCGACGTCGAGCGCGAGATCGAGCGGAAGTGGCTCGCCCACGAACTACCTGGCACGCCGTACGACGGCTGA
- a CDS encoding ATP-binding protein: MRLNLRPTRSSRLVLTRETSAIVIAGPSGTGKTHFIEALAHKVIDAGMRVSWFTLESLTAAIGRATVDGSVSKTIAKITRAELIVIDGIGMLPAGQAAGEAFYRVVDAAYERRSLAVTSNLHPSGFDTIMPKTLATATVDRLLHHAHVVRTEGTSLRLSEATAGRRVIALN, translated from the coding sequence GTGCGCCTCAACCTCAGGCCCACCCGTAGCAGTCGCCTTGTCCTTACCCGAGAAACCAGCGCCATCGTTATCGCCGGACCATCCGGCACCGGCAAGACCCACTTCATCGAAGCCCTTGCACACAAGGTCATCGACGCCGGCATGCGGGTCTCCTGGTTCACCCTCGAATCGCTGACCGCCGCGATCGGCCGCGCCACCGTCGACGGATCGGTGAGCAAGACCATCGCCAAGATCACCCGAGCCGAACTCATCGTGATCGACGGCATCGGTATGCTCCCCGCCGGACAAGCCGCCGGCGAAGCGTTCTACCGCGTCGTGGACGCCGCCTACGAACGCCGCAGCCTCGCCGTCACCAGCAACCTGCACCCAAGCGGATTCGACACGATCATGCCCAAAACCCTCGCCACCGCAACCGTCGACCGGCTCCTGCACCACGCCCACGTCGTGCGCACCGAGGGCACCTCACTACGCCTGTCCGAGGCCACCGCAGGACGACGAGTGATTGCCCTGAACTAA
- a CDS encoding GDSL-type esterase/lipase family protein, whose amino-acid sequence MRKLILTVAMVIAAPMLTASPTASASIDQVVAAPGCATARPAANATAAATVKVWMAGDSTMADPRAACPVGWGNKFDALFNDQVVVVNKAVGGRSIQTWLYESNVTGTKDSAGECVVSPRTYSQRWLDMLNTSTGMKAGDYLFIQFGINDGDPNCPRHVGPALYQSLLTTMVNAAKSRGVHAVLLTPVSAIRCSGSTAVGTRGFLSQTFAAGSAAGVPVIDLHKLSYTLYNSLKLCPNNGDYSQGAVGAFFCNDHTHFEAAGADRIARVVAKAVRDQRIALLSYLK is encoded by the coding sequence TTGAGGAAACTGATTCTTACGGTCGCGATGGTGATCGCGGCACCGATGTTGACGGCTAGCCCGACGGCAAGCGCCTCGATCGACCAGGTCGTCGCCGCTCCGGGCTGCGCTACGGCACGCCCTGCGGCGAACGCGACGGCCGCCGCCACGGTCAAGGTGTGGATGGCCGGTGACTCGACTATGGCGGATCCGCGAGCCGCCTGCCCGGTCGGTTGGGGGAACAAGTTCGACGCGCTGTTCAATGACCAGGTCGTCGTTGTGAACAAGGCCGTGGGCGGCCGCAGTATCCAGACCTGGCTGTACGAGTCGAACGTGACCGGCACCAAGGACTCCGCCGGCGAATGCGTGGTGAGCCCGAGGACCTATAGCCAGCGGTGGCTGGACATGCTCAACACCAGCACCGGGATGAAGGCAGGCGACTACCTGTTCATCCAGTTCGGTATCAACGACGGCGACCCGAATTGCCCACGGCACGTCGGACCGGCGCTCTACCAGAGCCTGCTCACCACAATGGTCAACGCCGCCAAGAGCCGAGGCGTTCACGCGGTTCTGCTAACGCCCGTTTCGGCAATCCGCTGCAGCGGAAGTACAGCCGTCGGAACTCGGGGGTTCCTCTCGCAGACGTTCGCAGCGGGCTCCGCCGCGGGAGTGCCGGTAATCGACCTGCACAAGCTGAGCTACACCTTGTACAACTCGCTCAAGCTGTGCCCCAACAACGGGGACTACTCCCAGGGCGCAGTCGGCGCGTTCTTCTGCAACGACCACACCCACTTCGAAGCCGCCGGCGCGGACCGCATCGCACGGGTAGTCGCGAAGGCCGTACGCGACCAGAGAATCGCCCTCTTGAGCTACCTCAAATAG
- a CDS encoding ABC transporter ATP-binding protein: MTGLVVEGLRHLYADRPVIDGLSFTVEPGAAVALLGPNGAGKTTVLRCVVGSAEPAEGTITLNGTAVDERDPAIRRDVATLLDDLDFFPDLSAAEHLDLLARAHGNADPEAFVDELLVDVGLAAAANQLPGSLSSGQRRRLALATAFVRPRRLLVLDEPEQRLDTAGVRWLGERLIAEKESGTAILFASHDPELVEAVADSTVTLDPLP; the protein is encoded by the coding sequence ATGACTGGTCTGGTCGTCGAGGGCCTGCGCCATCTGTACGCCGACCGGCCGGTGATCGACGGGCTGAGTTTCACCGTCGAACCCGGTGCGGCGGTCGCCCTGCTCGGGCCGAACGGCGCCGGCAAGACCACGGTGCTGCGCTGTGTGGTGGGCTCGGCCGAACCGGCTGAGGGCACGATCACGCTCAACGGCACCGCGGTCGACGAGCGGGATCCGGCCATCCGGCGGGACGTCGCGACGTTGCTCGACGACCTCGACTTCTTCCCGGACCTGAGCGCGGCCGAGCATCTCGACCTGCTCGCCCGGGCCCACGGGAACGCCGATCCGGAGGCCTTCGTCGACGAACTGCTCGTCGATGTCGGACTGGCCGCGGCGGCCAACCAATTACCCGGCTCGTTGTCGTCCGGGCAGCGCCGCCGCCTCGCGTTGGCGACGGCGTTCGTCCGGCCTCGTAGGTTGCTGGTGCTGGACGAGCCCGAGCAACGCCTCGACACGGCCGGCGTGCGCTGGCTGGGGGAGCGGCTCATTGCCGAAAAGGAGTCGGGTACGGCGATCCTGTTCGCGAGCCACGATCCGGAACTCGTTGAGGCGGTCGCGGATTCCACCGTGACGCTTGATCCGCTTCCATGA
- a CDS encoding HAAS signaling domain-containing protein gives MTVVNEVDALVSAYLNRLAEAAAAAGLPADRSDDLRTEVAAHIDEARAEGAVSEAEVRDVLDRLGTPTEIVTAAAYDMTYPTPPPGATYNASAAPTTYETPPPGMTYGAPRPGMTYGNPEPHMTYGGTPPPGSTYGPPPPGSTYGAPRPGMSYDGPPEPRLRVREVAAMLLLLFGGFVFVIGWFAGVLLLWASNRWTTKEKLLGTLIWPFGYASVVVFSTMPGQVCTGGGTDDNGVPFPEVCSGFAFPIWMGVPILILLILAPLAVAGLLIRRAAPNRAN, from the coding sequence ATGACGGTCGTGAACGAGGTCGACGCGCTGGTCAGCGCCTATCTGAACCGCCTGGCCGAGGCCGCGGCCGCCGCCGGGTTGCCGGCCGATCGCAGCGACGACCTGCGCACCGAGGTGGCGGCGCACATCGACGAGGCCCGGGCCGAGGGCGCGGTCAGCGAGGCGGAAGTCCGCGACGTACTCGATCGCCTCGGCACCCCGACGGAGATCGTCACCGCCGCGGCGTACGACATGACCTACCCGACCCCGCCGCCTGGTGCGACGTACAACGCGAGCGCGGCGCCCACGACATACGAGACTCCGCCGCCGGGCATGACGTATGGCGCTCCGCGACCAGGCATGACGTACGGAAATCCAGAACCGCACATGACGTACGGCGGAACGCCGCCGCCCGGGTCGACGTACGGCCCGCCGCCGCCCGGTTCGACGTACGGCGCTCCGCGACCGGGCATGTCGTACGACGGACCGCCCGAACCGCGGTTGCGGGTTCGCGAGGTGGCCGCGATGTTGCTGCTGCTCTTCGGTGGTTTCGTCTTCGTCATCGGCTGGTTCGCGGGCGTGTTGTTGCTCTGGGCATCGAACCGCTGGACCACCAAGGAGAAGCTGCTCGGCACCTTGATCTGGCCGTTCGGCTACGCCTCGGTCGTGGTCTTCAGCACCATGCCGGGACAGGTCTGCACCGGCGGCGGCACCGACGACAACGGGGTGCCTTTCCCCGAGGTCTGCAGCGGTTTCGCCTTCCCGATCTGGATGGGTGTGCCGATCCTCATCCTCCTCATCCTCGCGCCCCTCGCCGTAGCCGGCCTCCTCATCCGCCGAGCCGCCCCCAACCGCGCCAACTGA
- a CDS encoding RHS repeat protein, giving the protein MVYTNDSRLRWITKSGSSPGAYEGYSYDAAGNVNFQRRGAADTWYKYDRNRLLCAGTTSTDPCAAGSANYNYDAFGRLDTVTSNDKLVERYGYDGFDRVVSHRKYDPATGALKSGQTTAFDPLDRTTQESTQVGTGTAKTTTFTHLGMSDQIISEEQPDPGAGGVAKTTATYTYGPGGERISQTTSPLAGGASETSYYGVNPHTDVETLTSESGNTRSTYRYTGYGENDGAGFSGKDKATATGGPEVEAYNPYRFNSKRWDPATGGYDMGFRDYSPGLNRFLTRDMYNGALSDLRLGSDPWTGNRYAFAGGNPITGIEYDGHCPMADEGGCDTNANYEIYVPPASTGGTETGDQVSENVGVTRVIAPDGETYLKAKGLASEEFERRGWNTGQTPGWETCKSVDQLLGGNSTCGGGLLMHATEFGKTMCEQPGMTCGDTGGSIGAIMAMAGAMMFHGREGAAAKAGGALVKYDADFAIGQLTKGGRGTASGLVDVAESQGWKAVQSSGGPLKYVDSNGIERLVIKRGTARTPGSNFPHVAIRNASGQRVDPYGNVVSRKSPGNHTPITWDLP; this is encoded by the coding sequence ATGGTTTACACGAATGACAGCCGGCTGCGCTGGATCACCAAGTCGGGTTCGAGTCCCGGGGCGTATGAGGGGTATTCGTACGATGCCGCGGGGAACGTCAATTTCCAGCGGAGGGGTGCTGCTGACACTTGGTATAAGTACGACCGGAACCGGCTGTTGTGTGCTGGCACTACCAGCACGGACCCGTGTGCAGCGGGGTCGGCGAACTACAACTACGACGCGTTCGGCCGGTTGGACACGGTGACGTCGAACGACAAGCTGGTCGAGCGTTATGGGTATGACGGTTTCGATCGAGTGGTCTCGCATCGCAAGTACGATCCGGCCACTGGTGCGCTGAAGTCGGGTCAGACGACCGCCTTCGACCCGTTGGACCGGACGACGCAGGAGTCGACTCAGGTCGGCACGGGTACGGCGAAGACGACGACGTTCACGCATCTGGGTATGTCGGACCAGATCATCAGCGAAGAGCAGCCTGATCCTGGTGCGGGTGGCGTGGCGAAGACGACGGCTACGTATACGTACGGGCCGGGTGGTGAGCGGATTTCGCAGACGACGTCGCCGTTAGCTGGTGGTGCGTCGGAGACGAGCTACTACGGGGTGAACCCGCACACCGACGTCGAGACTCTGACGTCTGAGTCGGGCAACACGCGCTCGACGTACCGCTACACCGGATACGGCGAGAACGACGGCGCCGGTTTCTCGGGCAAGGACAAGGCCACCGCCACCGGTGGGCCCGAGGTGGAGGCCTACAACCCGTACCGCTTCAACTCCAAGCGCTGGGACCCGGCCACGGGCGGCTACGACATGGGCTTCCGCGACTATTCGCCCGGCCTGAACCGGTTCCTCACGCGCGACATGTACAACGGCGCCCTGTCCGACCTGCGTCTCGGTTCCGACCCCTGGACCGGCAACCGCTACGCCTTCGCCGGCGGCAACCCCATCACCGGCATCGAATACGACGGCCACTGCCCCATGGCCGACGAAGGCGGCTGCGACACCAACGCCAACTACGAAATCTACGTCCCCCCGGCGAGTACCGGGGGCACCGAGACCGGCGATCAGGTCTCAGAAAACGTCGGAGTGACCCGCGTTATCGCACCCGACGGCGAGACGTACTTGAAGGCTAAGGGCCTTGCTAGTGAGGAATTCGAGCGCCGCGGCTGGAACACCGGCCAAACTCCCGGCTGGGAGACTTGCAAGTCGGTGGATCAGCTCCTTGGCGGCAACTCTACGTGCGGTGGCGGCCTGCTAATGCATGCGACCGAATTCGGCAAGACAATGTGCGAACAGCCCGGAATGACCTGTGGGGATACGGGTGGCTCCATTGGAGCGATCATGGCGATGGCTGGCGCCATGATGTTCCACGGGCGTGAAGGTGCTGCCGCAAAGGCTGGCGGAGCGCTCGTCAAGTACGACGCCGACTTTGCGATCGGGCAGCTGACCAAGGGCGGGCGTGGCACGGCCTCCGGACTCGTAGACGTCGCCGAGTCGCAGGGTTGGAAGGCGGTGCAATCGTCAGGTGGTCCACTCAAGTACGTGGACTCGAACGGCATTGAACGCTTGGTCATCAAACGAGGCACAGCTCGCACGCCAGGGAGCAATTTCCCCCACGTGGCTATCCGAAACGCCTCCGGCCAGCGCGTCGACCCGTACGGTAACGTGGTCAGTCGCAAGAGCCCAGGCAACCACACTCCGATCACATGGGATCTGCCGTGA
- a CDS encoding RHS repeat-associated core domain-containing protein, translating into MGLAGAGWSGDNDGAGFSGKDKATATGGPEVEAHNPYRFNSKRWDPATGGYDMGFRDYSPGLNRFLTRDMYNGALSDLRLGSDPWTGNRYAFAGGNPITGIEYDGHCPMADEGGCDTNANYEIYVPPAASDTGAGSSEDDSVSDYRTPARSHPDRILEMGDGCSHGQRFGCSLPVGGFKALGDDGYGPYVKTTGDKGADFVFLLSTFGLPGGGATRGVLAIRATQAAKLAPAAKSVDNILPTPQVGSTKLQNLVDNLYTGTTNPNRVGNGTTMDAILNEIAMGVPTRGRMHMTKGKETLSGLKNWLRRNPDAAYYDRLVAQSLTDELSLVLRGGR; encoded by the coding sequence GTGGGTCTTGCCGGTGCCGGATGGTCCGGCGATAACGATGGCGCTGGTTTCTCGGGTAAGGACAAGGCGACTGCTACGGGTGGGCCTGAGGTTGAGGCGCACAACCCGTACCGGTTCAACTCCAAGCGCTGGGACCCGGCAACGGGCGGCTACGACATGGGCTTCCGCGACTACTCGCCCGGCCTGAACCGCTTCCTCACCCGCGACATGTACAACGGCGCCCTATCCGACCTGCGCCTCGGCTCCGACCCCTGGACCGGCAACCGCTACGCCTTCGCCGGCGGCAACCCCATCACCGGCATCGAATACGACGGCCACTGCCCCATGGCCGACGAAGGCGGCTGCGACACCAACGCCAACTACGAAATCTACGTCCCCCCGGCTGCGAGCGACACAGGTGCAGGTTCATCGGAAGACGATTCAGTCTCCGACTACCGGACCCCGGCACGCTCCCACCCGGACCGAATCCTCGAGATGGGCGACGGCTGCAGCCACGGCCAACGCTTTGGCTGCAGCCTCCCAGTCGGCGGATTCAAGGCCCTCGGCGACGACGGCTACGGCCCGTACGTCAAAACAACTGGCGACAAAGGCGCGGACTTCGTTTTCCTACTCAGTACTTTCGGTCTCCCCGGAGGTGGAGCAACACGCGGCGTGCTTGCGATTAGAGCAACGCAAGCTGCCAAGCTCGCTCCGGCCGCAAAGTCCGTTGATAACATCCTGCCTACGCCGCAGGTCGGCAGCACGAAGTTGCAGAACCTCGTCGACAATCTGTACACGGGAACGACCAACCCCAACCGAGTGGGCAACGGTACGACCATGGACGCCATCCTGAACGAGATCGCCATGGGTGTGCCCACTCGCGGCCGAATGCATATGACCAAGGGCAAAGAAACACTGAGCGGACTCAAAAATTGGTTGCGCCGAAACCCCGACGCTGCGTACTACGACAGACTTGTCGCGCAGAGCCTCACCGACGAATTGTCGCTCGTACTTCGAGGCGGCCGATGA
- a CDS encoding DUF6297 family protein, translated as MTADAREIRRWLRGIRRSHADRSIWQQFEDAYMWLFAVALFGAMAGNVILNLNARVTGSLYPSTLQPIVVPLALGVALRLLVSFGPIAASPATGFWLLGTPMSRSVLLRPSYLVTIAITALFGPFVALVGWAALGSDWAEVLGAGILMSALLALTACLAVLAQRPRQRYWNSRHARWLADALLVLAAIPAAYEIWTSIEWRSSTEGARVITVHAFAIEPEWTFSEQLLGYTPTLIGLGLLVALVPLLRFTARRLDRLSRTAVVAGGEAMAGLAGAAASLDLALISDMAVNRHWRQRATVRRSRRGFFVGAPALVMREMVRVLRWPRRFVVGFALLLLPYLSHEIGWRAVVPVVTALAGFAAARPFGDGLRAVGRSAGLSRAIGLPPRTLRAAMAVVPGIFVFIWFFLAAPVLGPAADPSTAQGTLSGYSSLMTPEAIAQQLAVADPGIGAGLSSPWAGAPVALALAIGVLAGVIRYAVAPAPKYDGVLVSTPMGAVPPGLFSQPLRGVDVVLISLAPVLFNLPTPWLLAIPTAVLTLVIAVIPQRR; from the coding sequence ATGACGGCTGACGCTCGGGAGATCCGGCGGTGGTTGCGGGGCATTCGGCGTTCGCATGCGGATAGGTCGATCTGGCAACAGTTCGAAGACGCGTACATGTGGTTGTTCGCGGTCGCGCTTTTCGGCGCCATGGCGGGCAACGTCATCCTCAACTTGAACGCACGCGTCACCGGCTCGTTGTACCCGTCGACGCTGCAGCCCATCGTCGTACCGCTGGCTCTCGGTGTCGCGTTGCGGCTGCTGGTGAGCTTCGGCCCGATCGCGGCATCACCGGCGACCGGGTTCTGGCTGCTCGGCACGCCGATGAGCCGGTCGGTGCTGTTGCGCCCGTCGTACCTCGTAACGATCGCGATCACCGCCTTGTTCGGGCCGTTCGTCGCGTTGGTGGGTTGGGCCGCGCTCGGTTCGGACTGGGCGGAGGTGCTCGGCGCGGGAATCCTGATGAGCGCGTTGCTGGCGTTGACGGCCTGTCTGGCGGTGCTGGCGCAACGGCCTCGGCAGCGGTACTGGAACTCCCGGCACGCGCGTTGGCTGGCAGACGCGCTTCTCGTCCTCGCGGCAATCCCTGCCGCGTATGAGATCTGGACGTCGATCGAGTGGCGTAGTTCGACCGAAGGCGCTCGCGTGATCACGGTCCACGCCTTCGCTATCGAGCCCGAATGGACCTTCTCGGAGCAGCTTCTCGGCTACACCCCAACGTTGATCGGGCTCGGCCTGCTCGTCGCGTTGGTGCCGTTGTTGCGTTTCACTGCTCGCCGGTTGGACCGATTGAGTCGTACGGCGGTGGTGGCCGGGGGAGAGGCCATGGCCGGTTTGGCCGGGGCGGCGGCGTCGCTCGACCTCGCGTTGATCTCGGACATGGCGGTCAACCGGCACTGGCGACAGCGGGCGACCGTACGACGCTCGCGGCGCGGGTTCTTCGTTGGCGCTCCGGCTCTGGTGATGCGGGAAATGGTCCGCGTACTGCGTTGGCCGCGGCGGTTCGTCGTCGGGTTCGCGCTGTTGTTGTTGCCGTATTTGTCGCACGAGATCGGGTGGCGCGCGGTCGTTCCGGTAGTGACGGCGCTCGCGGGATTCGCGGCGGCCAGGCCGTTCGGCGACGGCCTACGCGCGGTCGGGCGTTCGGCGGGTTTGAGTCGCGCCATCGGCTTGCCGCCAAGAACGTTGCGGGCGGCAATGGCCGTCGTACCGGGGATCTTCGTCTTCATCTGGTTCTTCCTCGCCGCACCGGTTCTCGGACCGGCAGCGGATCCCTCCACGGCCCAAGGCACCCTGTCCGGCTACAGCTCACTGATGACTCCGGAAGCCATTGCCCAGCAACTAGCAGTCGCGGATCCGGGCATTGGTGCGGGCCTGTCGTCACCTTGGGCGGGAGCGCCGGTCGCGCTCGCGCTGGCAATCGGCGTACTCGCGGGCGTCATCCGCTATGCCGTCGCCCCGGCCCCGAAGTACGACGGCGTCCTGGTCTCGACCCCGATGGGCGCCGTCCCACCCGGCCTCTTCTCCCAACCCCTCCGCGGCGTCGACGTAGTCCTCATCTCCCTGGCACCCGTCCTCTTCAACCTCCCCACCCCCTGGCTCCTCGCCATCCCCACGGCCGTCCTCACCCTCGTCATAGCGGTCATCCCTCAACGCCGCTGA